In Bacillus sp. NP247, one DNA window encodes the following:
- a CDS encoding DoxX family protein, with protein MSFPGVVLFVFFLMTGTKIISGKMADEFKRFGLPSFLNFLTGAFEIVGAIGMLIGIWVPILALLAGLLLGGTMLAAALTLIVLARDPFKKAIPALVLCVLSLGISFYHIF; from the coding sequence ATGTCTTTTCCTGGTGTTGTGTTGTTTGTGTTCTTTTTAATGACAGGAACGAAAATTATATCCGGGAAAATGGCAGATGAGTTCAAACGATTTGGTTTACCTTCTTTTTTAAATTTCTTAACTGGAGCTTTTGAGATTGTAGGAGCGATTGGAATGTTGATAGGGATTTGGGTTCCAATACTAGCTTTATTAGCAGGATTATTGTTAGGAGGTACGATGCTTGCAGCTGCACTTACTCTTATTGTATTAGCGAGAGATCCCTTTAAGAAGGCAATACCTGCGCTTGTCTTGTGTGTCCTCAGTTTAGGGATAAGTTTTTATCATATTTTTTAA
- a CDS encoding DUF1259 domain-containing protein, producing the protein MIEGMTINDESICQQFARIIGGQKGFAGGKCVVTINRDEIQATILGKRFRVTTSFSFESRDNKTGRALCLGRIALLQKEVTEFVATIIKQGIIVSSIHNEWLCDDPNLIYVNIEDVDDPLIFARKVRRALCN; encoded by the coding sequence ATGATTGAAGGTATGACAATTAATGATGAATCAATTTGTCAACAGTTTGCAAGAATTATCGGCGGTCAAAAAGGATTCGCCGGTGGGAAATGCGTGGTAACAATAAATCGGGATGAAATACAAGCAACAATCTTGGGAAAACGTTTTAGGGTAACAACTTCTTTTTCATTCGAATCAAGAGATAATAAAACTGGACGGGCATTATGTCTAGGCCGGATAGCGCTCTTACAGAAGGAAGTCACTGAATTTGTTGCTACAATTATTAAACAAGGAATAATAGTTTCGTCTATACACAATGAGTGGTTATGTGATGATCCAAATTTGATTTACGTTAATATCGAAGACGTTGATGATCCACTAATTTTCGCAAGAAAAGTCAGAAGAGCGTTATGCAATTAG
- the cypD gene encoding bifunctional P-450/NADPH--P450 reductase yields MEKKVSAIPQPKTYGPLGNLPLIDKDKPTLSFIKLAEEYGPIFRIQTLSDAIIVVSGHELVAEVCDETRFDKSIDGALAKVRAFAGDGLFTSETHEPNWKKAHNILMPTFSQRAMKDYHAMMVDIAVQLVQKWARLNPNENVDVPEDMTRLTLDTIGLCGFNYRFNSFYRETPHPFITSMSRALDEAMHQLQRLDIEDKLMWRTKRQFQHDIQSMFSLVDNIIAERKSNGNQEENDLLSRMLNVQDPETGEKLDDENIRFQIITFLIAGHETTSGLLSFAIYFLLKNPDKLKKAYEEVDRVLTDHTPTYQQVMKLKYIRMILNESLRLWPTAPAFSLYAKEDTMIGGKYPIKKGEDRISVLIPQLHRDKDAWGDNVEEFQPERFEEPDKVPHHAYKPFGNGQRACIGMQFALHEATLVMGMLLQHFELIDYKDYQLDVKQTLTLKPGDFKIRILPRNQTISHPTVLAPIEEKLKEHEIKQQVQKTPSIIGADNLSLLVLYGSDTGVAEGIARELADTASLEGVQTEVVALNDRIGSLPKEGAVLIVTSSYNGKPPSNAGQFVQWLEELKPDELKGVQYAVFGCGDHNWASTYQRIPRYIDEQMAQKGATRFSTRGEADASGDFEEQLEQWKQSMWSDAMKAFGLELNKNVEKERSTLSLQFVSRLGGSPLARTYEAVYASVLGNRELQLSSSDRSTRHIEISLPEGATYQEGDHLGVLPSNSQKNVNRVLKRFGLNGKDQVILSASGRSVNHLPLESPISLFDLLSYSVEVQEAATRAQIRELVTFTACPPHKKELESLLEEGVYYEQIFKKRISMLDLLEKYEACELRFERFLELLPALKPRYYSISSSPLVAQDRLSITVGVVNAPAWSEQGTYEGVASNYLAQRNNKDEIICFIRTPQSNFQLPEDPETPIIMVGPGTGIAPFRGFLQARRVQKQKGINLGQAHLYFGCRHPEKDYLYRTELENDERDGLISLHTAFSRLEGYPKTYVQHLIKQDRTNLISLLDNGAHLYICGDGSKMAPDVEDTLCQAYQEIHEVSEKEARNWLDHLQHEGRYGKDVWTGI; encoded by the coding sequence ATGGAAAAAAAAGTATCTGCCATTCCTCAGCCGAAAACATATGGACCGCTGGGTAATCTCCCATTAATCGATAAAGATAAACCGACTCTATCGTTTATTAAGCTGGCGGAAGAGTATGGTCCCATTTTTCGAATTCAAACTCTAAGTGATGCCATAATTGTCGTTTCCGGACATGAACTGGTAGCAGAAGTCTGTGACGAAACACGGTTCGATAAAAGTATAGATGGTGCTTTAGCAAAGGTTCGTGCCTTTGCTGGGGATGGATTATTTACAAGTGAGACTCACGAGCCTAACTGGAAAAAAGCTCATAATATTTTGATGCCTACATTCAGCCAACGGGCAATGAAAGATTACCATGCTATGATGGTCGATATTGCCGTACAACTCGTTCAAAAATGGGCACGACTTAATCCGAATGAAAATGTGGATGTTCCGGAGGATATGACCCGCCTTACATTGGATACAATTGGTCTATGTGGATTTAATTACCGATTTAATAGCTTTTATCGTGAGACCCCTCATCCTTTTATCACTAGTATGAGCCGTGCTCTAGATGAGGCGATGCACCAATTACAGCGACTGGATATAGAAGACAAACTCATGTGGAGAACGAAACGTCAATTTCAGCATGATATTCAATCCATGTTTTCTTTAGTAGATAATATTATTGCTGAACGTAAAAGTAATGGAAATCAGGAAGAAAATGATTTACTTTCCCGTATGTTAAATGTGCAGGATCCGGAAACTGGTGAAAAATTAGACGATGAAAATATTCGTTTCCAAATTATCACCTTTTTAATAGCTGGGCATGAGACAACAAGTGGATTGTTATCTTTTGCAATCTACTTTTTACTAAAGAATCCGGATAAATTGAAAAAAGCCTATGAAGAAGTAGATCGGGTTTTGACAGATCATACTCCAACATACCAACAAGTTATGAAACTTAAGTATATACGGATGATTTTAAATGAATCGCTACGTCTATGGCCTACTGCTCCAGCATTCAGTCTCTATGCAAAAGAAGATACAATGATTGGTGGGAAATACCCAATTAAGAAAGGAGAAGATCGTATTTCTGTTCTTATTCCACAGCTACATAGGGATAAAGACGCATGGGGAGACAATGTGGAAGAATTCCAACCTGAACGATTTGAAGAGCCGGATAAGGTTCCTCATCATGCTTATAAGCCATTTGGAAATGGTCAACGAGCATGTATCGGTATGCAGTTTGCACTTCATGAAGCCACTCTCGTAATGGGAATGCTTCTTCAACATTTTGAATTAATCGATTATAAAGACTATCAGCTGGACGTAAAACAAACATTAACGCTAAAGCCCGGTGATTTTAAGATTAGGATCCTACCCCGAAATCAAACTATCAGCCATCCTACTGTCCTTGCACCTATAGAGGAGAAGCTGAAAGAACATGAAATCAAGCAGCAAGTTCAGAAGACTCCTTCTATTATTGGAGCCGATAATCTTTCGCTTCTTGTTCTGTATGGCTCGGATACAGGGGTAGCAGAAGGTATTGCAAGAGAACTAGCAGATACAGCTAGTTTAGAAGGTGTTCAAACGGAAGTGGTAGCTCTTAATGATCGAATTGGAAGTCTGCCAAAAGAAGGAGCAGTTCTTATTGTAACTTCTTCTTATAATGGAAAGCCGCCAAGTAATGCGGGGCAGTTTGTGCAGTGGTTGGAGGAATTAAAACCGGATGAGCTAAAAGGTGTTCAATACGCAGTTTTTGGTTGTGGAGATCATAATTGGGCTAGTACCTATCAACGGATTCCAAGATACATTGATGAGCAAATGGCTCAAAAAGGAGCAACAAGATTTTCTACACGTGGAGAAGCGGATGCAAGTGGTGATTTCGAGGAACAACTCGAGCAATGGAAACAAAGCATGTGGTCTGATGCGATGAAGGCATTTGGATTAGAACTCAACAAAAATGTGGAGAAAGAGCGTAGTACTTTGAGTCTACAATTCGTCAGTCGTCTTGGGGGATCTCCTCTTGCGCGGACATATGAAGCAGTTTATGCATCTGTACTGGGAAATCGTGAACTCCAATTATCTAGCAGTGATAGAAGCACTCGACATATCGAGATATCTTTGCCAGAAGGTGCTACCTATCAAGAAGGAGACCACCTTGGGGTGCTGCCAAGTAATAGCCAGAAAAATGTCAACCGAGTTTTAAAACGCTTTGGATTAAACGGGAAAGATCAAGTTATACTGAGCGCAAGTGGGCGCAGTGTAAATCACTTACCTTTGGAAAGTCCTATTAGTTTATTTGACCTTCTTAGTTATAGTGTTGAAGTTCAGGAAGCAGCCACTCGAGCACAAATACGGGAATTGGTGACATTCACAGCTTGTCCTCCTCATAAAAAGGAATTGGAATCATTATTGGAAGAAGGAGTTTATTATGAACAAATATTTAAAAAACGTATTTCGATGTTGGATCTTCTTGAAAAGTATGAGGCTTGTGAACTCCGATTTGAACGCTTTTTAGAACTTCTTCCTGCGCTCAAACCGCGTTACTATTCTATTTCAAGCTCTCCACTCGTTGCACAGGATCGTCTGAGTATTACGGTCGGTGTTGTTAATGCACCTGCATGGAGTGAACAAGGGACATATGAAGGAGTTGCTTCTAATTATTTAGCTCAGCGTAATAATAAAGATGAGATTATCTGTTTCATTCGAACACCACAATCAAACTTTCAATTACCTGAAGATCCAGAAACACCAATTATCATGGTTGGACCAGGTACTGGAATTGCACCATTCCGTGGATTCTTACAAGCGCGTCGTGTTCAAAAGCAAAAAGGTATTAACTTAGGACAAGCGCATCTATATTTCGGTTGTCGTCATCCTGAAAAGGATTATCTCTATCGTACAGAACTGGAAAATGATGAAAGAGATGGATTAATCTCTTTACACACAGCTTTTTCTCGCTTAGAAGGATATCCAAAAACATATGTACAGCATTTAATAAAACAAGATAGAACCAATTTAATTTCGTTATTAGATAATGGAGCTCATCTTTATATATGTGGTGATGGAAGTAAAATGGCTCCGGATGTAGAGGATACCCTTTGTCAAGCATATCAAGAAATTCATGAAGTCAGTGAAAAAGAGGCAAGGAATTGGTTGGATCATTTGCAACATGAAGGGCGATATGGAAAAGATGTTTGGACTGGAATATAA
- a CDS encoding PhzF family phenazine biosynthesis protein → MKISVYVASAFSKDHKGGNKAGVVFIENTLTTTQKMAIAKQLGYAETAFISESEIADYKFEYFTPKEEVDLCGHATIGSFAILMHLNKLFRNRYTIETNSGVLTITIKDDMIFMEQNKPIFYDVVSPNEFIDCFDTKAIDNTYPIQIVSTGLKDILIPIKSETQLHALQPNFEKIKEISKYYNVIGMHLYTFNDNRIICRNFAPLYDINEEAATGTSNGALACYLYEQHYSQKEVYVFEQGYSLHSPSEILVKLATNSKNEIEKVYVGGKGYYCETKCLHVENIE, encoded by the coding sequence ATGAAAATATCCGTTTATGTTGCAAGTGCATTTAGCAAGGATCATAAAGGCGGAAACAAAGCAGGAGTGGTATTTATTGAGAATACATTGACCACTACTCAAAAAATGGCAATAGCCAAACAACTGGGCTATGCGGAAACCGCATTTATATCAGAATCTGAAATTGCTGATTATAAATTTGAGTATTTTACACCAAAAGAAGAAGTTGATTTATGTGGTCATGCCACAATTGGCTCTTTCGCGATACTGATGCATTTAAATAAACTTTTCAGGAATCGCTATACGATTGAAACGAACAGCGGTGTTCTTACTATTACCATAAAAGATGACATGATATTCATGGAACAAAACAAACCGATATTCTATGATGTTGTATCTCCAAACGAGTTCATCGACTGTTTTGACACTAAAGCTATAGACAATACATACCCAATTCAAATTGTCTCCACGGGCTTAAAAGATATTTTAATTCCTATAAAAAGCGAAACACAATTACATGCACTGCAGCCTAATTTTGAAAAAATTAAAGAAATCAGCAAGTATTATAATGTTATCGGGATGCATCTATATACTTTTAATGACAATCGAATTATATGTAGAAATTTTGCTCCACTATACGACATCAATGAAGAAGCAGCGACTGGAACTTCAAACGGTGCATTAGCTTGCTACCTTTATGAACAGCACTACTCGCAAAAAGAAGTCTATGTATTTGAACAAGGTTATTCTTTACACTCACCTTCCGAAATATTAGTTAAATTAGCAACCAATAGCAAGAATGAAATAGAAAAAGTTTATGTTGGCGGCAAAGGCTATTACTGTGAAACTAAATGTTTACATGTAGAAAATATTGAGTGA
- a CDS encoding DHA2 family efflux MFS transporter permease subunit — MSETLHKRNPPYLMLVILFIGAFVSFLNNSLLNVALPSIMKDLDIKDYSTIQWLSTGYMLVSGILIPASAFLITRFSNRSLFITSMIIFILGTALAALAPNFGLLLTGRMVQAAGSSVMGPLLMNIMLVSFPREKRGTAMGIFGLVMITAPAIGPTLSGYIVEYYDWRLLFEMILPLAIISLLLGIWKSENVMKQNKNAKLDYLSLLLSSIGFGGLLYGFSSASSGGWTDTVVLTTLIIGAIALIAFVIRQLKMNEPLLDLRVYKYPMFALASVIAIVNAVAMFSGMILTPAYVQNVRGISPLNSGLMMLPGAVIMGVMSPITGKLFDKYGPRLLGIVGLSITAVSTYMLANLQIDSSHTHIILIYTLRMFGMAMVMMPLMTNGLNQLPTRLNPHGTAVNNTAQQVSGSIGTAILVTIMNSVTTTKAESLMSDVDPTTFTETTKAILTQKALLSGIQYSFYVALGMNVVALLLVFFVKRVDTSAEAVERLNR; from the coding sequence ATGAGTGAAACATTACATAAAAGAAACCCACCATATTTAATGCTTGTAATTCTTTTTATTGGGGCATTTGTTTCATTTCTAAATAACTCGCTTTTAAATGTAGCTTTGCCATCAATAATGAAAGATTTAGACATTAAAGATTATTCAACGATTCAGTGGCTTTCTACAGGGTATATGCTTGTTAGTGGTATATTAATTCCAGCATCAGCATTTTTAATAACCCGCTTCTCAAATAGGAGCTTATTTATTACATCCATGATAATTTTTATTCTTGGTACTGCCTTAGCGGCTTTAGCGCCGAACTTTGGTTTATTACTTACTGGCCGGATGGTTCAAGCAGCAGGTTCTTCAGTCATGGGGCCTTTGTTAATGAATATTATGCTAGTAAGCTTCCCAAGAGAAAAACGGGGAACAGCAATGGGGATTTTTGGATTAGTTATGATTACAGCTCCAGCAATTGGACCGACACTATCAGGTTATATTGTAGAGTATTATGACTGGCGTTTGCTTTTTGAAATGATTTTACCGTTAGCGATTATTAGCTTACTGTTAGGGATTTGGAAATCTGAGAATGTCATGAAACAAAACAAAAATGCAAAACTTGATTATCTCTCATTACTATTATCTTCTATCGGTTTTGGCGGTTTGTTATATGGATTCAGTTCTGCAAGCTCAGGTGGTTGGACGGATACAGTTGTCTTAACAACCTTAATCATAGGCGCTATTGCCCTAATTGCTTTCGTTATCCGTCAATTAAAAATGAATGAGCCGTTATTGGATTTACGTGTTTACAAGTACCCAATGTTTGCACTTGCGTCTGTAATTGCAATTGTCAACGCTGTGGCCATGTTTTCAGGTATGATTTTAACACCAGCTTATGTACAAAACGTCCGTGGCATTTCGCCGCTGAACTCTGGGCTGATGATGCTTCCGGGTGCGGTAATAATGGGGGTTATGTCACCAATCACAGGTAAACTATTTGATAAATATGGCCCTCGGCTTCTTGGCATAGTAGGACTTTCCATTACAGCTGTTTCAACTTATATGTTGGCAAACCTGCAAATTGACTCTAGTCACACACATATTATTCTTATTTACACACTGCGGATGTTTGGGATGGCAATGGTGATGATGCCACTTATGACAAACGGTCTTAATCAATTGCCAACTCGCTTAAATCCGCACGGTACGGCTGTTAATAATACAGCTCAACAAGTGTCCGGTTCGATTGGTACTGCTATTCTTGTTACGATTATGAATTCTGTAACAACAACAAAAGCTGAAAGTCTAATGTCTGATGTAGATCCAACAACCTTCACAGAAACTACGAAGGCAATATTAACTCAGAAGGCTTTATTATCCGGAATTCAATATTCATTCTATGTAGCGCTTGGCATGAATGTTGTTGCACTACTATTAGTTTTTTTCGTCAAACGTGTAGATACAAGCGCGGAAGCTGTCGAGAGGTTAAATCGGTAG
- a CDS encoding bifunctional 2-polyprenyl-6-hydroxyphenol methylase/3-demethylubiquinol 3-O-methyltransferase UbiG — MTEFWEASFIENQMMWGFEASDSAILTKDFFLEKKVKDILIPGIGYGRNAKVFIDNGIGVTGIEISKTAIELARENELNADFFHGSVTDMPFDSKLYDGIFCYALIHLLNEDEREKFIKDCYNQLKPNGYMIFTTISKEAPMFGKGKQLGKDYFEIMEGVKMYFYDIDSVKQDFGKYGLIETTEIVEPHKNAENKPPFKFIMIKCQKNFNYIIETPK; from the coding sequence ATGACAGAATTTTGGGAAGCGAGTTTTATAGAAAATCAAATGATGTGGGGATTTGAAGCTTCAGACTCCGCAATTTTGACGAAGGACTTTTTCCTTGAAAAGAAAGTGAAGGATATATTGATTCCTGGTATTGGATATGGAAGAAATGCAAAGGTTTTTATTGATAACGGAATAGGTGTAACAGGTATTGAAATTTCTAAAACAGCGATTGAACTGGCAAGGGAAAATGAACTTAATGCTGATTTCTTCCATGGTTCAGTAACTGATATGCCATTTGATAGCAAACTGTATGACGGTATATTTTGTTATGCACTGATTCATTTATTGAATGAGGATGAGAGGGAGAAGTTTATTAAAGATTGCTATAACCAATTAAAACCAAACGGATATATGATTTTTACTACTATTTCAAAAGAAGCCCCAATGTTTGGAAAGGGCAAACAACTGGGTAAAGACTACTTCGAGATAATGGAAGGGGTAAAAATGTATTTCTATGATATTGACTCGGTAAAACAAGACTTTGGAAAATATGGACTGATAGAAACTACGGAAATTGTTGAGCCACATAAGAATGCGGAAAATAAGCCTCCATTTAAATTTATAATGATCAAGTGTCAAAAAAACTTTAATTACATAATAGAAACACCGAAATAG
- a CDS encoding D-cysteine desulfhydrase → MNLAKFPRKKYTESYTPIEKLNNFSEVLGGPTIYFKRDDLLGLTAGGNKTRKLEFLVADAQEKVADTLITAGGIQSNHCRLTLAAAVKEKMKCILVLEEGLEPEEKRDFNGNYFLYHLLGAENVIVVPNGADLMEEMHKVAKEVSEKGNTPYVIPVGGSNPTGAMGYVACAQEIMAQSFDQGIDFSSVVCVSGSAGMHAGLITGFAGTQSNIPVIGINVSRGKAEQEEKVAKLVEETSAHVGIPNFIPREAVTCFDEYVGPGYALPTPEMVEAVQLLAKTEGILLDPVYTGKAVAGLIDLIRKGTFNKEENILFVHSGGSPALYANTSLFA, encoded by the coding sequence ATGAATTTAGCTAAATTCCCGAGAAAAAAATATACAGAATCATATACACCGATTGAAAAATTAAACAATTTTTCTGAAGTACTTGGTGGGCCAACTATTTATTTTAAAAGAGATGATTTACTTGGTTTAACAGCTGGTGGTAATAAGACGAGAAAGTTAGAGTTTCTAGTTGCGGATGCACAGGAAAAAGTTGCAGATACGTTAATTACAGCTGGTGGTATTCAGTCCAATCATTGCCGCTTAACACTTGCAGCTGCGGTAAAAGAAAAAATGAAGTGTATCCTTGTGTTAGAAGAAGGACTTGAGCCAGAAGAGAAGCGAGACTTTAACGGAAACTATTTCTTATATCATTTACTAGGTGCTGAAAATGTAATTGTCGTACCAAACGGAGCAGATCTTATGGAAGAGATGCATAAAGTTGCGAAAGAAGTAAGTGAGAAAGGTAATACACCATATGTAATACCAGTTGGTGGATCAAATCCTACTGGTGCAATGGGATACGTTGCTTGTGCGCAAGAAATTATGGCGCAATCATTCGATCAAGGAATTGATTTCAGCTCAGTTGTTTGCGTAAGTGGTAGCGCGGGTATGCACGCTGGTTTAATTACTGGATTTGCTGGAACACAAAGTAATATCCCTGTAATCGGAATCAACGTAAGTAGAGGAAAAGCAGAGCAAGAAGAGAAAGTAGCAAAACTTGTAGAGGAAACGTCAGCTCACGTTGGTATTCCAAACTTTATCCCGCGCGAAGCTGTTACATGTTTTGATGAATATGTAGGGCCGGGTTACGCGCTACCAACGCCAGAAATGGTGGAAGCTGTTCAATTACTTGCGAAAACAGAAGGTATTTTACTTGATCCAGTGTATACAGGTAAAGCAGTAGCGGGACTAATCGACTTAATTAGAAAAGGTACATTTAATAAAGAAGAAAACATTTTATTCGTACATTCAGGTGGTTCACCAGCTTTATATGCGAATACATCATTATTTGCGTAA
- a CDS encoding DUF4073 domain-containing protein, with the protein MKKAVASLAFMAALLSTFSVHAEGKEQVRKSATTFNVISDIQGDLGDFDHVLKDMNKVMPLSRALIMNGDITSTGQQSQYDDVKRVLNKNKVPENVWSTVGNHEFYAGKWTADGKLSQNTWPNGVTEETLFNRYLKFSGQEKVYHKKELDGYPLLFLGTEKYMKYHDSKMWDEVYMSDEQLGWLKQNLEEYSQKDKNKPIFIFSHHVLPDTVSGSRQSPYLQDYLNVDKLYDILKDYPQVVFFTSHTHWDLNLPDWAGKKKIAGGDEKGFTVVNTGGIETGWMSAGPNGGEKPAPDGYSFKQGLQIKAYGNDVIVTAYDYKRDKDIKKLLISDSKVAQMAPNVTADDSKNVIVGATEYMEYSIEGTNEWHTYNPGNPPKFDGDKIVYVRHKGEMNLQPGLTQLLRFSVNK; encoded by the coding sequence ATGAAAAAGGCAGTTGCTTCATTAGCTTTTATGGCAGCGTTATTATCGACATTTTCAGTACATGCGGAAGGGAAAGAGCAAGTCCGAAAGTCAGCTACAACTTTTAACGTTATTAGTGATATTCAAGGGGATTTAGGGGATTTTGATCATGTGTTAAAAGATATGAACAAAGTGATGCCACTTTCTAGAGCGCTTATTATGAATGGGGATATAACATCAACTGGACAGCAGTCACAATATGATGATGTTAAGCGTGTATTAAACAAAAATAAGGTCCCGGAAAATGTATGGTCAACAGTTGGAAATCATGAATTTTATGCTGGTAAATGGACGGCTGATGGGAAACTTTCTCAAAATACATGGCCAAATGGTGTAACTGAGGAAACTTTATTTAACCGCTATCTGAAATTTAGTGGACAGGAAAAGGTATATCATAAAAAAGAATTAGACGGTTATCCGCTTCTATTTTTAGGAACTGAAAAATATATGAAATACCACGATTCAAAAATGTGGGACGAAGTATATATGAGTGATGAGCAACTAGGTTGGTTAAAACAAAATTTAGAAGAGTACAGCCAAAAAGATAAAAATAAACCAATTTTCATTTTCTCTCATCACGTTTTACCTGATACTGTGTCTGGATCAAGGCAATCACCATATTTACAAGACTATTTAAACGTTGATAAATTGTACGATATATTAAAAGACTATCCGCAGGTCGTTTTCTTTACGAGTCATACGCATTGGGATTTAAACTTACCGGATTGGGCTGGTAAAAAGAAGATTGCAGGTGGAGATGAAAAAGGATTTACAGTTGTAAATACGGGCGGAATTGAAACGGGCTGGATGTCAGCTGGACCAAATGGCGGAGAGAAACCTGCTCCGGATGGATATTCATTTAAACAAGGACTACAAATAAAAGCATACGGTAACGATGTAATCGTAACAGCTTACGATTATAAACGTGATAAAGATATTAAAAAATTATTAATTAGCGATTCGAAAGTTGCACAAATGGCACCAAATGTTACAGCAGATGACAGTAAAAACGTAATCGTCGGTGCAACAGAATACATGGAGTATTCTATAGAAGGAACGAATGAGTGGCATACGTATAATCCAGGGAATCCTCCGAAATTTGATGGGGACAAAATTGTATACGTACGCCATAAAGGCGAAATGAATTTACAGCCGGGATTAACGCAGCTACTTCGTTTTTCGGTAAATAAGTAA
- a CDS encoding DUF6892 domain-containing protein — MGKSEMFQDFNFKLVVIESLLDKEPLFLKELKDLIDKHTNNSEWYSGAGPIVEIRDFLEELTLEISDLEKVESLCFDGGNEIYHILKPDWDGEDSLFDVISVEGFQNLKNLKTVEYISMCYLKVLEPLKQAGIEIED; from the coding sequence ATGGGAAAGAGTGAAATGTTTCAAGATTTTAATTTTAAATTAGTGGTAATTGAATCTTTATTAGATAAAGAGCCACTATTTCTAAAAGAATTGAAAGACTTAATAGATAAGCATACGAATAATTCTGAATGGTATTCAGGAGCTGGGCCAATTGTTGAAATCAGAGATTTTTTAGAAGAGTTAACTTTGGAAATAAGTGATTTGGAAAAGGTTGAATCCCTTTGCTTTGATGGTGGTAATGAAATTTATCATATTTTAAAGCCTGATTGGGACGGTGAAGACAGTTTATTTGATGTTATATCTGTTGAAGGATTTCAAAATCTAAAAAATTTAAAAACAGTGGAATATATTTCAATGTGTTACCTGAAAGTATTAGAACCATTAAAACAAGCTGGAATAGAAATTGAGGATTAA
- a CDS encoding CPBP family intramembrane glutamic endopeptidase, with the protein MDREKKLKKLKKPVASFILLTNLIFLALFCLVVAISLLGFSTWVVDVMFCISAWSSTFAFAILFKKIYPGQSFIQFVKDKFKNKLKFSVILTTIMIQAFIFLMILFLVSNKSSVDSIFTISSWGMLVYFFFKTLLSGPIGEELGWRGFAQSELQKKHSPFKASVIIGFWWGMWHLPIWFTTGYVGIDLIKYILFFMIAIISTKIVMTAFYNLNQNLIIPIIIHQFFNFFIGLVNGNLIDLITYNAIFYLVVAVLIIVINPKRVLYGKEDINIINEKYHRR; encoded by the coding sequence ATGGATAGAGAAAAGAAACTAAAAAAACTAAAAAAACCAGTAGCAAGTTTTATTCTACTAACTAATCTCATATTTTTGGCACTTTTTTGTCTTGTAGTAGCCATAAGCCTATTAGGATTTTCTACATGGGTAGTTGATGTAATGTTCTGTATATCAGCTTGGTCCTCAACCTTTGCTTTTGCAATACTATTTAAAAAAATCTATCCTGGGCAGAGTTTTATCCAATTTGTAAAAGATAAATTCAAGAATAAACTTAAATTTTCTGTGATTCTTACTACGATTATGATTCAAGCCTTCATATTTTTGATGATTTTATTTCTCGTATCTAATAAAAGTTCAGTAGACTCTATTTTTACTATATCTTCATGGGGAATGCTGGTTTATTTCTTTTTTAAAACCCTGCTTTCAGGGCCAATAGGAGAAGAATTAGGGTGGAGAGGTTTCGCTCAAAGTGAGCTCCAAAAGAAGCATTCGCCATTCAAAGCTTCGGTAATCATAGGGTTTTGGTGGGGTATGTGGCATCTACCTATATGGTTTACTACAGGGTATGTGGGCATTGATTTAATCAAATATATTCTATTCTTTATGATTGCAATCATATCTACTAAGATCGTTATGACAGCATTTTATAACTTAAATCAGAATTTAATTATCCCAATCATCATCCACCAATTCTTTAATTTTTTTATTGGCCTAGTAAACGGAAACTTAATTGATTTAATCACGTATAACGCGATTTTTTATTTAGTAGTAGCAGTTTTAATCATTGTTATAAATCCAAAGAGAGTACTGTATGGAAAGGAAGATATAAACATTATTAATGAAAAGTATCATAGGAGATAG